aatgcctgccctatggcttataaatctcatctgtcggttatcaagccaacctgACAAGTCCGGCTACTAAACCCTGGACTGTCCTCCATCGCGCATCCCATGAGTCTATGAATAGCTTTTACTCttttcattcataattcatGTACATATATTTAAAACTTTACTCAATGGGAGTTAACCTTCCCGGAAATTTATAAGTGCACGGTCACCCTTACGACATAGTGTCAACAGAATATCAAGTCTCAACAtggaacacgtggtggcaagccacggtactttatccaggaaaactcgtatctcagataaaaGAAGTGTAAAAGCCACATATTTATTCATCATCATTTTCGCACTTCATTAACACTTCATATCAAGTCAAAACATCATTCCTGTCATATATCACTTTCTCCTCAAAtcactttttttaaaaaaccaaaaatcaaACTCATCTTTgtctcaaaattcaaaattcctCATATCTTAAATTATTCCAAGTTCATAATCCACTTGTTTTCTCAAAACCAATTCTCTTTCAAAACTTAGCCACCTTATGTGACATTTTCTAAAATTTCCAAAAgactttaaaaaatatcatatcaAAAAGGAATTTTCTTTGAAAAGACTCAATCCTTCACTTTTAAATCATTTGTTTAACTATTTCAAATCagaattattaattaacaacATTGGCAAAAACTCAAGACTCTAGAAAAAATAACCTGCCACATTTCTCAAATTCTTTAGAAATTCTCGGAATCATAGTTACCTAAATTGAAATCAATTAAAACGAAGATTAAAAATCAACATCAAGGCACGTAAGCCAAAAGTTCCGAACCACCTTCAAAACCAAAGTTATTTAAGCGCAAAAATAAATTTCATTTCATTCTTAAATCAGAAACCTTTCCAAGGCTCGGAATTATTTAGTCTTGCTAAGtcaaaatttaaagaatatttcaaaagcaaaacaaatttatttaatcaaagttcaatttcttttaaaattcaCTAAAACTCCTCCAAAAGTACTTCTTTAATCAAACTTCAAAATATAGGTTCtttcatatttaaatcaatcttaaaacaTAAACTTTCTTTAAACAGATTAAACCCGGAATACCtatttcttaataaatcaagaaccaaataatagaacctctaaaATTCATTCGTTTTCTAAATCACATTTTAAAATAGAATcttaaatttcataaaaattcggcagcatctcccctaaaacttggactttgtcACCCATTtcgggtcccaaccaaaccatTCCGCAACCCCTTCCATGGGTTTAAAACCAAATCAGTTTAAAATCAGACTAATCCCGAGAATTCATATCATTCTCATATTTCAAGAAACAACTTCATTTTCAACAGATTAAACTCAATTTCAAAACTTTAAGGAAACAACTTCAAGAACCATTCGTTTAACAAAACTAAACAATAATCCAGTTAAACAAACATTCATATCCAACCAATACAACCAAACAATACATAAGACTTATATAATCACTAAAGATATACTTCTCAcatcaatatcaatatataaCAATCCCCAATATTAAAGAATAGTTTTCCGAAGAAGGCCCCTACCTCGATAAGTGAAACCATAACCCATACGTGTCAACTGAATTCTTTTTCCTCAGCTCGAAATCAACGTCAACTGAAACCTTAGCTCCACTTGCTTTCTCAACAGCAGAAACAGCCTTAATCGCAACATGCAAACTCAGTTTCTAATTCCTAAAAACATCAATATCGCAAAAACCTTAAAGCACATAACGAAAAACTAATGGCGATGATTCCGAAATAGAGACACTTACTGGAATAAAAGAACGACCCAGCAGCCACCTGAACTTAACCGGCAGTAGCTCTGACAGCGTCCAAAAGCTCCAGTGGCTTAGCATCAATCTCAATTTTTGACATGCAAACCCATAAAAATTAACCCTACAACATCTATATATCAGAATCCTTAACCACATATAACTAGAACGATTACAACAAGAGCTTCAAGGTGCGGGCAACTCACTGCGAAAAGAAGAATGACAGAAGTGGAGTAGCAGCTCCGATGGCGACCTCTGGCAGCGGCGACGGAGACAGCTTCACAGAGGCGACGCAGTTTGGCGACGGATCGGCTGGGCGAACCGGCGGCAATAGATCCGACGCGCGTCTCCTCTCTCCGTTGCTGAGCTCCTTCGCGGTTTTGTTTCCTTCCTCGCGCGTCCTTCTCTCGTGACGGAACAGTGGCAACGACGACGTGGAGCACGGCGTCGTGGCGGTGTCAGAATCGGCCCCTCCTCTTTCGCGCATCTCTCTTCCGCGACGCGAGCAGCAGGACGCCATGGCAGCGGCGAGCTTCTCCTTCCCCGGcgctctcttcctctctctcggatccccctctccttcctcccctttcgttctttctttccttttcttctttcttttctttcttctgttCTTTCTGAACCGTGTGTGTGTTGGCGAGGATGGAGTGAGAAAGTGTTGTTTAGTTAGGATTTGGGGTAgattagaaaattttaataaaataagaataaaaatataattttataaaataaataaaaaataaaataataataaaaaccaaattaaatataaagtatctatctttaaaaaaaataccttTAAATTACCAATCAATAAAGTATTCTCAATTAAAcactaatttaataaaaattggagataaataaattaattctcctttacttataaaataaagttaaaaatttatatattaaaattaaagcatataaaatattcattattttttaattataagaactccaataataaataagaatttactCAACTTGTATATACAAATCtctaaaaatatcattttaaatatatacaaccgatcataattaatttattaataacttTTTGTCTTACATGTTAGATGAATTTTTCGATACTTGATAGATATCAAGGATCAAGGGATTTTATTTCAACCATATGCTGATTTTAAACTCTCTGTCTTTACAAATTCAGATTAAGATTTGGACATTGATAATAGAAGATCTACATCGTCACGCTTTTATGTTTATCTTGGCACTAACTAGATCTCATGGGCAAGCAGAAAGCAGCACTATGTTAGCAAATTCAGTGCTAAAGCTGAATTTCGAAGCATTACAGCAACAGAAACTAACATAAGATGaattttaaacatatttaatgAACTCATAATTCAATAATTCTCTCAAATTCTAGTTATTACAGTGATAACATCAGTACAGTGATGATCCTATTGCAAATTCTATCCTGCATAGTAAGATCAAACATTTCGATCTAGACTTGCTGCACTTAGTCAGAGAAAGAATAAATTCAACTAGCTGTTATTCATATCCCAGCAATTGATCAAATTACTGATCTCTTCACCAAGCCCTTGTCCTTTCATAATTTTAAACGTTTTAGGATCAAATCCAGGATCTTATCGACCATGAATTTAAAGGGAGGGAGAGTGTTGAGTATATATAAGAACCAAATTGAGGTAGTTATTTAGTCAACAAAAAATTCAAGACTTCTAGTATTATTTCTGTTGTAACTGCCTTTAAGTCTATTATTGAAATTAGTTAAACACATTGTGCATCAGCTCTCTATATATCCTTGCTCTATGATGGAGATTGTAAGCTAGTAACAATAATATTCACAATACATTCACATTGTTTCAGTATCAAAGGTTCTGCTATAGAATTCTCTCTGCATTCATTCAAATTTACTTcagttttcatttttctttttcgatCTCTGGTATTTAACACAttaagtatatattaaaattagtcactaaaatcaatcaccaatataaaatataaattaaaaatatgtttacaatatatgtatttatacataaatacataatgattaattttaataactaattttagtatacaaataatatttatgaTGTATTATTATTGAAGCACACTTAATGTAACAACTGTTACGTTGTTGTTTCTATGAATGTACGTTTCCCTGCTATTGCATCAAATTAAAGTTGCATTGCTAGTTGTAGTCACTTTTAGTTCATCGATCATCGATCATCGATCAACCACAACATTATCACGTTCTAAAGGTACAGAGCCCCCACCAGCATCACCATCAATGAATGCATCATCATTCATGTCATTACATTAAGAGATAGAGAGGAATAAGTATATTGTATAatgtgtatttatttatttattttatataaaagaCAACCGTTAAATGCACTCatcttttaactttttgtccTCATTCATTAACAGCCAATATTTGTGCTATGCTTTACAAGAAGAAAGCGAAAGAAAAGGGAACATGCATGTGCATGCGAAAAAAATCGATATCTATCATCCATATATATGTTACGAAATATAATCATTAATCCATATCGTCATGGATATTCTTGTAGATTGCATACTTTTgaataattaaaatgaaaagCTTTGCATTTGTCTTGGTTATTGGTTATTATTAGGTCAAACTATTGGCCTTTTCTTGACCTTGTCATTTGACTCATTTCTGACGTAAGAGAAAAGATAGATTATTATTACTCAATGGTCAATATACATTCAATGGACGAAGAAAATTTTTTCTCTTACTCGAAACTAGCGATCTCATAATAActtgcatattttatatatagttATAGACTTATAGGCTAAGAATGCACTCAACTAACTACTATTCGACTATTATTTAGTATTGACCGTTGATCAGCGGCATAAATAACAGCAGAACTACGTGGAAGTGCTTttgtaatatatatttatattttacatatttatatgaaaagtaatttttttggaaaaaagaaaagtgttgtaaaataaataaataaagaagatataataatataaaataatgaaatatataattagatagctctaataataatattcaccgtgattattattttaatataataaagatgATTAATATATGGGGTAAATATGGTTTTGGTTCCTAAAGTTTTCGGCCAGAATCGAAACCGTCCCtcatctaattttttatttaaaatcgtcattaacgtttttttcgtattaaaatcgtcctttttattttttttggacaaaaataccTTCCCCTTCCCCCCTCCCCCACCTCCAATCTCCCCTTCCTCCCTCCCCCTCCCTTCCCCCCACCCCACCCCCGGTCTCCCCTTCCCCCCTCCTTCTCCCTTCCCCCCTCCCTTTCCCCCACCCCCGGTCTCCCCTTCCCCCCTCCCCGTTTTCCCTTCCCCCCACCCCACCCCGCGTCCCCACCCCCTCCCCATATCCCCTTCTCCCACCCCTcacctccacctccacctccacctccacctctaccagagaagcagaaacaaaaaacagaaaatcaaCAAATCCAACACAAATTTAACACAAGCAGAAACAGAAAGCAACAAATCAACAAATCCAACACAAAGCcaaatcaacaaattcaagCACAAAGAAGCAGATGCAGAAGGCGAAGAGCGACGGCGGCTAGGTAAATCGGCGGTGGCAAGAGCATGCATGAACGGTGACGTCTTTCTCTGGTCGTGGTTCCGGCGACGGCTATGGACTCTTCCCCTCCCTCCCACGTTTCCTTTCTCCCCCCACCCCCAATGCGTTTCCTTTACCCCTTCCCCCAAAACGTGTTTCTTTTAAATAAGGGTAGTTtaggaattaaattaaaaatttaattaaaaaggacgattttaatacgaaaaaaacgTTAATGACGATTTTAAATCGAAAATTAGATGAGGGATGATTTCGATTCTGGCTAGAAAttttagggaccaaaatcatacttaccCCTTAATATATCtactaatattatatgttgtagtATATGAAgagaaaagataaagatgaatTGTATGTAGagagaaaatattttgtatttttattgtgtATATTCCCTTGCCTCAGATCATGTTTTTATAGGCGAACAGAAGTTTGTTTTTCAAACCACATTTATTTTACTTCATCCTAGGGACTTGTTCCTTTCAACATAGAAAATGGGTTGCCCATAAATGGACATCCATTCTTATCCTATCCTCGTCACAACACTCTCCCTTGGATGTCCATTTAGGATTATACCTCGTTAAAACTTTACTAAAGAAAAatctaatagaaaaaaatttcagtgaaggaaaaagagtacaatatcctttgtgatggggactgcctcattGAAAACCTTGTTAAGAAAAATTCAATGGAAAAAAACTTGACCAAggaaaaaaagagtacagtctccccctcttgtcgacatcatttaatatctcaaaatcggcgcatcccaatctgTTGTACCAATTTTTCAAAGGAAAATTTTGGAagtgactttgtgaataaatctgccagattgtcacttgagtAGATCTGTttgacatcaattgtcccttgattttgaagatcgtgagtgaagaagaatttgggagaaatatgctttgttctatcacctttaaTGTATCcactttaagttgagcaatggatgctgtattatcttcaaacaggacagttggagctatcttatgatcaatcagtccacatgatgacagaatatatttgatgagcggataatttgtacgctttttggcattgtttttagtatgtttttggtatgatctagttagtttttagtatatttttattagtttttagttaaaattcacttttctggactttactatgagtttgtgtgtttttctgtgatttcaggtattttctggctgaaattgagggacctgagcaaaaatctgattcagagactgaaaaggactgcagatgctgttggattctgacctccctgcactcgaagtggattttctggagctacagaagcccaattggcgcgctctcaacggcgttggaaagtagacatcctgggctttccagcaatatatgatagtccatactttgcccaagatttgatggcccaaaccggcgttcaaagtcacctcaagaaattccagcgttaaacgccgaaactggcacctaattgggagttaaacgcccaaactggcataaaagctggcgtttaactccaagagaagtctctacacgaaaatgcttcattgctcagcccaagcacacaccaagtgggcccggaagtggatttttatgacatttactcatctttgtacaccttaggctactagttttctataagtaggaccttttactattgtattttcatctttggattatttctagatcctttgatcatctttggacatctagttcttagatcattgggaggctggccattcggccatgcctagaccttgttcttatgtattttcaacggtggagtttctacacaccatagattaaggtgtggagctctgctgtacctcgagtattaatgcaattactattgttcttctattcaattccgcttgttctttgtccaagatatcacttgttcttcaacttgatgaaggtgatgattgacactcatcatcattctcacctatgaacaaggtgactgacaaccacttttgttctacaagtaaccaaggctctagtgaatatctcttggattctttaatcggaatcctcgtggtataggcaggacctgatggcggcattcaagagaatccggaaggtctaaaccttgtctgtggtattctgagtaggattcaatgattgaatggctgtgacatgcttcaaacctgtaacctgctgggcgttagtgacagacgcaaaagagggattctattccagtaggggagggaaccaaaccggtgattggccgtactgtgacagagtgcgtgagcattagct
Above is a genomic segment from Arachis stenosperma cultivar V10309 chromosome 1, arast.V10309.gnm1.PFL2, whole genome shotgun sequence containing:
- the LOC130961932 gene encoding uncharacterized protein LOC130961932 isoform X2 — translated: MASCCSRRGREMRERGGADSDTATTPCSTSSLPLFRHERRTREEGNKTAKELSNGERRRASDLLPPVRPADPSPNCVASVKLSPSPLPEVAIGAATPLLSFFFSQVNFYGFACQKLRLMLSHWSFWTLSELLPVKFRWLLGRSFIPELETEFACCD
- the LOC130961932 gene encoding uncharacterized protein LOC130961932 isoform X1 codes for the protein MASCCSRRGREMRERGGADSDTATTPCSTSSLPLFRHERRTREEGNKTAKELSNGERRRASDLLPPVRPADPSPNCVASVKLSPSPLPEVAIGAATPLLSFFFSQVNFYGFACQKLRLMLSHWSFWTLSELLPVKFRWLLGRSFIPAVSAVEKASGAKVSVDVDFELRKKNSVDTYGLWFHLSRFLLIRL